TGTAATAGCAGAGTATCAGGATCAGATATTCCGGTTTGCCTTTTTTCGAACAGGCTGCTTTGCCGATGCGCAGGATATAGTTCAGGATGTCTTTATCAAGTTATACCGCGATGTAGGTTGCCTACATGCCGTAAGCAACCTTAAGGGGTATCTGTTTCGGAGTATATCCAACGCCTGTGCCGACTACCAGCGTAGCTGGAGCCGGAAAAGGATCGAGCCGCTCGATCAGGCCGTAATTCCGCTAGAGATGCAGGAGGGGGCTGTTGCCAGCCACCTGCTGCTCGTCGAGGAGTACAACCGCATCGAGGGGCTCCTCGAAAGCCTACCTGCCGAGCAGGCCGAGGTAATCCGCCTAAAGGTGCTCGACAACCTCAGCTTTGTGGAGATTGCAGCGCTGTTCGAGATCCCTGTTACTACTGTGAAATCGAGGTTTAAGTACGGTATTGATAAACTTAAAACGAAAATCGAAAAAGCAAAGGAGGTACATCATGGATTGTAACGAGTTTAAACGCGAAATGACCAGTCTTTTTGATGCTGATGTAGATAAAGCGCTAGCTGCCGAGCTGAAAGAGCATCTGCTAACCTGTTCTGCTTGTTCTGCCGATTTTTACGAAATGGAAGAGGTTGTCGAATGCCTGAACCCGCGCTATCTGCCAAGTGCTCCTGTATTGCTTAAGCAGAATATCATTAATCACTTAAGTAAGGAGAAACAACCAATGAAAAACAAAACAACCAGAACCTTCCGGTTAAATTCCACCATTAAAAAGGTAGCGGCTATTGCAGCCGTCTTGGTGGCCGTAATAATTGCTATACCGCTGCTCCATAAAGGTAACGAAAGCCTAGTTGGCGAAGCCAAGGCTGGAAACTCCCTTCTCGAAAGCTCAATTAAGGCAACAGGGCTTATCAAAAATATGGTTATGAAGCTTAGGGTTCGCACGCTGCCCAACGATAACTTTGCCCTCGTTGGTACCGAGTACGACATGGTAGAGCACACCATCAGCAAGTCGTTCGAAAAGCCGGAAAAGTGGCGGATTGACAAGGGGGGGCGTGTAGTTGTATGCGATGGCAAGCAGCAGCTGATGTGGATACCTATGGCAAACGGTGTTTACAAGGGCAGCCTAGATGCTGGTTTCGTGGAGTGGTTTAGGATACTGCTCGATCCCGAATCGGTGCTGCGAAAGGAGCAAACCGGAATTACCGACAAGACCTCGGAGGTTCGCATGGCCGAAAAGGATGGCGAAATACACATGACCGTTACCTCGAAGGCGCAGGGCAACTTCATTAACGACTATAGTAAAAACCGATCGATTAACGAATCGGACAACCGCCGCGAGTACGTGTTCAGCAGCCAAACCAAGCTGA
This window of the uncultured Acetobacteroides sp. genome carries:
- a CDS encoding RNA polymerase sigma factor, producing the protein MDKSHGRDRLKELEHVIAEYQDQIFRFAFFRTGCFADAQDIVQDVFIKLYRDVGCLHAVSNLKGYLFRSISNACADYQRSWSRKRIEPLDQAVIPLEMQEGAVASHLLLVEEYNRIEGLLESLPAEQAEVIRLKVLDNLSFVEIAALFEIPVTTVKSRFKYGIDKLKTKIEKAKEVHHGL